One region of Thiorhodovibrio frisius genomic DNA includes:
- a CDS encoding DUF4070 domain-containing protein, producing the protein MRALLIYPRFRESYWSFEKVMELINKRAMMPPLGLVTVAAILPQTWDMRLRDHNIEPITTADWEWAEIVLFSGMLVQKDDMRMLIAEARRRRIPSACGGPYATALPNELRAAGADYLVLDEGELTIPMWLEDTYRHYQTLGGADVHTNPDRRKKKAPKPRDPDAWRALLIVIWRQGVKRKTRFAFWQHLLWMARNNRGGLGSYLGLCSYIEHFLPYRELVKVQIQTQLAAYSERERQLQLAPSSALTSTPSSAQ; encoded by the coding sequence ATGCGTGCGCTGCTGATTTACCCAAGGTTCCGCGAGAGCTACTGGTCGTTCGAGAAGGTCATGGAGCTAATCAACAAGCGGGCCATGATGCCACCGCTCGGCTTGGTGACCGTCGCGGCCATCCTGCCGCAGACGTGGGACATGCGCTTGCGCGACCACAACATCGAGCCAATTACCACCGCAGATTGGGAATGGGCCGAGATTGTGCTGTTCTCGGGGATGCTGGTACAAAAAGATGACATGCGCATGCTCATCGCAGAAGCGCGCCGCCGCCGCATCCCCAGCGCCTGCGGTGGTCCCTACGCAACCGCCCTGCCCAACGAGTTGCGAGCGGCCGGTGCGGACTATCTGGTGCTCGACGAAGGCGAGTTGACCATCCCCATGTGGCTGGAGGACACCTATCGCCACTACCAGACTCTCGGCGGCGCCGATGTTCACACCAACCCCGACCGGCGTAAGAAAAAGGCACCCAAGCCGCGAGACCCGGATGCGTGGCGTGCGCTGCTCATTGTTATCTGGCGCCAAGGCGTCAAGCGCAAGACCCGATTCGCATTCTGGCAACATCTTTTGTGGATGGCCCGCAACAACCGTGGCGGCCTCGGCAGTTACCTCGGGCTATGCTCCTATATCGAGCACTTCCTGCCCTATCGCGAGTTAGTCAAAGTCCAGATTCAAACCCAGCTTGCCGCCTATTCGGAACGCGAGCGTCAATTGCAGTTGGCGCCCAGCTCCGCGCTCACATCCACACCCAGCTCCGCTCAATAG